A genome region from Stenotrophomonas maltophilia includes the following:
- a CDS encoding M23 family metallopeptidase, whose protein sequence is MSTTPSPARRLRRWLLRGLWLAIALVAAMTLWNSPWAVAPKMLWALSRMPPATQLPVPVDGVRPRQIADTFGAPRGRDRSHAGIDIFAKRGTPVRSATAGVVADVSERGLGGRQVWVIGPGRERYYYAHLEDWADGLARGQVVQPGDLLGHVGDSGNAKGTPPHLHWGVYGTDGARNPLPLLR, encoded by the coding sequence ATGAGCACAACGCCCTCCCCCGCCCGTCGCCTGCGCCGCTGGTTGCTGCGTGGCCTGTGGCTGGCCATTGCGCTCGTCGCCGCGATGACGCTGTGGAACAGCCCATGGGCGGTCGCACCGAAGATGCTGTGGGCGCTCTCGCGGATGCCGCCGGCCACGCAACTACCGGTGCCGGTGGACGGCGTGCGGCCACGCCAGATCGCCGATACCTTCGGCGCGCCACGTGGCCGTGACCGCTCCCACGCCGGCATCGACATCTTCGCCAAACGCGGCACCCCAGTGCGCAGCGCCACGGCCGGTGTCGTCGCGGATGTCAGCGAACGCGGGCTCGGCGGGCGTCAGGTCTGGGTGATCGGGCCCGGGCGCGAACGCTACTACTACGCGCATCTGGAGGACTGGGCCGACGGCCTGGCACGCGGCCAGGTGGTGCAACCCGGCGATCTGCTCGGCCATGTCGGCGACAGCGGCAACGCCAAGGGCACGCCGCCGCACCTGCACTGGGGCGTCTACGGCACCGACGGCGCGCGAAACCCGCTGCCATTGCTGCGCTGA
- a CDS encoding thiol:disulfide interchange protein DsbA/DsbL: MKIRYALALAALLPILAACKADDGSTNTTAAPAEPAAAPAATTEPAAAPAAGSEGAAPAAAEGEKAPAEAAPATAPAPTTAALTGPAPVEGADYQVIPNGQPFQPATGKIEVTEIFGYVCPACAAFQPLVGPWKAGLPSDVNFVYVPAMFGGTWDDYARAFYAAQTLGVQEKTHEALYAAIHSQKTLKGERGRDSVEDIAKFYGAYGVDPKQFAATMGSFAVNAKTNSAKQFAQRSQISGTPSIIVNGKYLVKGKSFPDMLRIADHLIARERGAAQAH; encoded by the coding sequence ATGAAGATCCGTTACGCCCTCGCCCTCGCAGCGCTGCTGCCGATCCTGGCTGCCTGCAAGGCTGATGACGGCAGCACCAACACCACCGCGGCCCCGGCCGAACCGGCTGCAGCCCCGGCAGCCACCACCGAACCGGCTGCTGCGCCGGCGGCGGGCAGCGAAGGCGCCGCGCCGGCTGCCGCTGAAGGCGAGAAGGCCCCGGCCGAAGCGGCTCCGGCCACCGCACCGGCCCCGACCACCGCCGCACTGACCGGCCCGGCCCCGGTGGAAGGTGCCGACTACCAGGTGATCCCGAACGGCCAGCCGTTCCAGCCGGCCACCGGCAAGATCGAAGTGACCGAGATCTTCGGCTACGTCTGCCCGGCCTGCGCCGCATTCCAGCCGCTGGTCGGCCCGTGGAAGGCCGGCCTGCCGAGCGACGTGAACTTCGTCTACGTGCCGGCCATGTTCGGCGGCACCTGGGATGACTACGCCCGTGCCTTCTACGCCGCGCAGACCCTGGGCGTGCAGGAGAAGACCCACGAAGCGCTGTACGCCGCCATCCACTCGCAGAAGACCCTGAAGGGCGAGCGCGGCCGTGATTCGGTGGAAGACATCGCCAAGTTCTACGGTGCCTACGGCGTGGATCCGAAGCAGTTCGCCGCCACCATGGGCAGCTTCGCGGTGAATGCCAAGACCAACTCGGCCAAGCAGTTCGCGCAGCGCAGCCAGATCAGCGGCACCCCGTCGATCATCGTCAACGGCAAGTACCTGGTGAAGGGCAAGAGCTTCCCGGACATGCTGCGCATCGCCGACCACCTGATCGCCCGCGAACGCGGTGCGGCCCAGGCTCACTGA
- a CDS encoding c-type cytochrome, with product MRHARVLAVSALATAVVVAAAAFAQTTLTPLPDNGPINTASLEVDFSKTHWGDAKAGQTKASACAACHGADGNATVEMYPSIAGQSERYVAQQMALIANGQRSSGAAVAMVPFVQNLTPQDMRDIGAFFATQKATAGIADDTAVTDGPYKGMKFYEIGQQLYRGGDAKRGLPACMACHGPSGAGNPGPAYPHIGGQHASYVARRLQEYQAGQTNETDKAHFQIMATVAQKLSEQEVQALSSYLQGLHNKADDVATAPPSAQPAAAP from the coding sequence ATGCGCCACGCTCGCGTTCTTGCCGTATCCGCCCTTGCCACTGCTGTAGTCGTTGCCGCTGCTGCGTTCGCGCAGACCACGTTGACCCCGCTGCCCGACAACGGGCCGATCAACACCGCCTCGCTGGAGGTGGACTTCAGCAAGACCCACTGGGGCGATGCCAAGGCTGGCCAGACCAAGGCTTCGGCCTGTGCGGCCTGTCATGGCGCCGACGGAAATGCCACGGTCGAGATGTATCCGTCCATCGCCGGCCAGAGCGAACGCTACGTGGCCCAGCAGATGGCCCTGATCGCCAACGGCCAGCGCAGTTCCGGCGCGGCGGTGGCGATGGTCCCGTTCGTGCAGAACCTCACGCCGCAGGACATGCGCGACATCGGCGCGTTCTTCGCCACGCAGAAGGCCACCGCCGGTATCGCCGACGACACGGCGGTCACCGACGGCCCGTACAAGGGCATGAAGTTCTACGAGATCGGCCAGCAGCTGTACCGCGGCGGAGACGCCAAGCGCGGCCTGCCGGCCTGCATGGCGTGCCACGGCCCCAGCGGTGCCGGTAATCCAGGTCCGGCCTATCCGCACATCGGTGGTCAGCACGCCAGCTATGTCGCGCGCCGCCTGCAGGAATACCAGGCCGGCCAGACCAACGAGACCGACAAGGCCCACTTCCAGATCATGGCGACAGTCGCGCAGAAGCTGAGCGAGCAGGAGGTGCAGGCGCTGTCGAGCTACCTGCAGGGTCTGCACAACAAGGCCGACGATGTGGCCACTGCCCCCCCGTCGGCGCAACCGGCTGCCGCCCCCTGA
- a CDS encoding thiol:disulfide interchange protein DsbA/DsbL — translation MRLISRLLLSVLVLLPLAACAATPANAPLVEGKDYERIAQPGPFQPLAGKIEVVEVFGYTCPHCAHFEPQLEAWAAKLPADVRFTPVPAAFGGAWDAWALAYYAADEVGVAKRSHAAVFKALHEQGSLPMQNVSADELATFYKAYGVTPDRYLQALRGDAVQKKVDAARAFAQRTRIPGTPALIINGQYLVRGNSFDDQLRIASALIAQARAARGR, via the coding sequence ATGAGGTTGATTTCCCGCCTGCTGTTGTCCGTGCTGGTGCTGCTGCCGCTGGCAGCCTGCGCCGCTACCCCCGCCAATGCCCCGCTGGTCGAGGGCAAAGACTACGAGCGCATCGCCCAGCCGGGCCCGTTCCAGCCGCTGGCCGGCAAGATCGAGGTGGTCGAGGTCTTCGGCTACACCTGCCCGCATTGCGCCCACTTCGAACCGCAGCTGGAAGCCTGGGCGGCCAAGCTGCCGGCCGACGTGCGCTTCACCCCGGTCCCGGCAGCCTTCGGTGGCGCCTGGGATGCCTGGGCACTGGCCTACTACGCCGCCGACGAGGTCGGCGTGGCCAAGCGCAGCCACGCTGCCGTGTTCAAGGCCCTGCACGAGCAGGGATCGCTGCCGATGCAGAACGTCTCGGCCGATGAGCTCGCCACCTTCTACAAGGCGTATGGCGTGACCCCGGACCGTTACCTGCAGGCCCTGCGCGGCGACGCCGTACAGAAGAAGGTCGATGCCGCGCGCGCGTTCGCCCAGCGCACCAGGATCCCGGGGACCCCGGCGCTGATCATCAACGGCCAGTACCTGGTGCGTGGCAACAGCTTCGACGACCAGCTGCGCATCGCCTCGGCGCTGATCGCCCAGGCCCGCGCTGCCCGCGGCCGCTGA
- a CDS encoding endonuclease/exonuclease/phosphatase family protein: MLTANIQAGSSTRRYSDYVTRSWSHALPAGRKRSSLDAIATLAREHDIVGLQEADPGSLRSGFTNQTHYLAQRAGFNYWSHQPNRRMGGVASSANGLLSKLEPVEVQDHALPGRIGGRGVLLAKFGDGADGLAVAVAHLSLGAGSRMSQLGFIAELLSDHPNAVLMGDFNCLAERPEMQVLYQKTRLQPPGCIVPTFPSWRPDRAIDHILVSSGLQTRTVEAVPAAFSDHLALAMQIDVPADALR, translated from the coding sequence TTGCTGACGGCCAACATCCAGGCCGGCTCAAGTACCCGCCGCTACAGCGACTATGTGACCCGCAGCTGGTCACATGCGCTGCCGGCGGGTCGCAAGCGCAGCAGCCTTGACGCGATCGCCACCCTGGCGCGCGAACATGACATCGTCGGCCTGCAGGAGGCCGATCCGGGCAGCCTGCGCTCGGGCTTCACCAACCAGACCCACTACCTGGCCCAGCGCGCCGGCTTCAATTACTGGAGCCACCAGCCCAACCGGCGCATGGGCGGGGTCGCCTCCAGCGCCAACGGCCTGTTGAGCAAGCTGGAACCGGTTGAAGTGCAGGATCACGCCCTGCCCGGCCGCATCGGCGGGCGCGGCGTGCTGCTGGCCAAGTTCGGCGACGGCGCCGACGGCCTGGCAGTCGCAGTGGCGCATCTGTCGCTGGGCGCGGGCTCGCGGATGTCGCAGCTGGGCTTCATCGCCGAGCTGCTGTCCGACCACCCGAACGCGGTGCTGATGGGCGACTTCAACTGCCTGGCCGAGCGCCCGGAAATGCAGGTGCTGTACCAGAAGACCCGGCTGCAGCCGCCAGGTTGCATCGTGCCGACCTTCCCCAGCTGGCGCCCGGACCGCGCCATCGACCACATCCTGGTCAGCAGCGGCCTGCAGACCCGCACCGTGGAAGCCGTACCGGCCGCGTTCTCCGATCACCTCGCCCTGGCGATGCAGATCGACGTCCCGGCCGACGCCCTGCGCTGA
- the fhuE gene encoding ferric-rhodotorulic acid/ferric-coprogen receptor FhuE — protein sequence MTRSVFRTPQPQRLSVAVLAVLCAVAPAAFAETAADPTNLDKVVVKGERAEGYSVRRTSAGTRFDLAPREIPQSISIISHQRIEDQNLDDIIDVLANTTGVTSTQSDSERTEFYARGFYIDAYQFDGLPTQMVQNWSYGDSGLDLALYDRVEVVRGATGLLSGAGNPSASVNLIRKHADSAELNGSVSVNVGSWGRTRTTVDVGSALNASGTVRGRVIGSYLDTDGQMDRYNQRKTLGYAVIDADLTPDTQLSVGYDYQQKRANGATWGGFPMLYSDGSRTGYDESFNASPNWTYWDTTSKRAFATLQHAFSNGWKFKVGATHDETKADDKLFYPAYNDWTTGASNFDRTNGTGISPSAGFYNTERKVTGVDGYVDGPFQLFGREHQFMAGLSYNKREYANYGDYQVGGAGQTWDPFASYLNWTGNISEPNWNPLALASEGTITQKAGYAAARLSLADPLKLIIGARYTDWRSEGEGADRAHKVTTPYAGLVFDISDTYSTYASYTEIFQPQTLKDRNGSYLDPVDGKSYEVGVKGAWFDNRLNASLAVFRIEQDNVGQSTGEPVIGGTGGETAYRAARGTVSRGFEFELNGELAPGWNATFGASRYVAKDINGADINTNLPQTALKLFTSYTPQSLQALTVGGGANWQNRIYYPVPAYGRIEQSGYALVSAFVRYRISPEFSVQANLNNLLDKQYLSQINGYGAYGDGRNGSLTFTWSF from the coding sequence ATGACCCGTTCCGTCTTCCGTACGCCGCAGCCACAACGGCTGTCCGTTGCCGTGCTCGCCGTTCTCTGCGCCGTGGCCCCGGCCGCCTTCGCCGAAACCGCCGCCGATCCGACCAACCTCGACAAGGTGGTGGTGAAGGGTGAACGCGCCGAAGGCTATTCGGTGCGCCGCACCTCGGCCGGTACCCGCTTCGACCTGGCCCCGCGCGAGATCCCGCAGTCGATCAGCATCATCAGCCACCAGCGCATCGAAGATCAGAACCTGGACGACATCATCGACGTGCTGGCCAACACCACCGGCGTGACCAGCACCCAGTCCGACAGCGAACGCACCGAGTTCTACGCGCGCGGTTTCTACATCGATGCCTACCAGTTCGATGGCCTGCCGACGCAGATGGTGCAGAACTGGAGCTACGGTGATTCCGGCCTGGACCTGGCGCTGTACGACCGCGTGGAAGTGGTGCGTGGTGCCACCGGCCTGCTCAGTGGTGCCGGCAATCCGTCCGCGTCGGTGAACCTGATCCGCAAGCATGCCGACAGCGCCGAACTGAACGGCAGCGTCTCAGTGAACGTCGGCAGCTGGGGCCGCACCCGCACCACCGTGGACGTGGGCAGTGCGCTGAACGCCAGCGGCACCGTGCGCGGCCGCGTGATCGGCAGCTACCTGGACACCGACGGCCAGATGGATCGCTACAACCAGCGCAAGACGCTGGGCTATGCGGTCATCGACGCCGACCTGACCCCGGACACCCAGCTGAGCGTGGGCTACGACTACCAGCAGAAGCGCGCCAACGGCGCGACCTGGGGCGGCTTCCCGATGCTGTACTCCGATGGCTCGCGCACCGGCTATGATGAATCGTTCAACGCCAGCCCGAACTGGACCTACTGGGACACCACCAGCAAGCGCGCGTTCGCCACCCTGCAGCACGCCTTCAGCAATGGCTGGAAGTTCAAGGTCGGTGCCACGCACGATGAGACCAAGGCCGACGACAAGCTGTTCTACCCGGCATACAACGACTGGACCACGGGCGCATCGAACTTCGACAGAACCAACGGCACGGGCATCTCACCGTCCGCGGGCTTCTACAACACCGAGCGCAAGGTCACCGGCGTCGATGGCTACGTTGATGGTCCGTTCCAGCTGTTCGGCCGCGAGCACCAGTTCATGGCAGGCCTGAGTTACAACAAGCGCGAGTACGCCAACTACGGCGACTATCAGGTCGGCGGTGCCGGCCAGACCTGGGATCCGTTCGCAAGCTATCTGAACTGGACCGGCAACATCAGCGAGCCGAACTGGAACCCGCTGGCACTGGCCAGCGAGGGCACCATCACCCAGAAGGCCGGTTACGCGGCTGCACGCCTGTCGCTGGCCGATCCGCTGAAGCTGATCATCGGTGCCCGCTACACCGACTGGAGGAGCGAAGGCGAAGGCGCCGACCGCGCGCACAAGGTCACCACGCCGTATGCCGGCCTGGTGTTCGACATCAGCGACACCTACTCGACCTACGCCAGCTACACCGAGATCTTCCAGCCGCAGACGCTGAAGGATCGCAACGGCAGCTATCTCGATCCGGTCGATGGCAAGAGCTACGAAGTGGGCGTCAAGGGGGCATGGTTCGACAACCGCCTGAACGCCTCGCTGGCAGTGTTCCGCATCGAACAGGACAACGTCGGCCAGTCCACCGGTGAGCCGGTCATCGGCGGTACCGGCGGCGAAACCGCCTATCGCGCCGCACGTGGCACGGTCAGCCGTGGCTTCGAGTTCGAGCTGAACGGCGAACTGGCACCGGGCTGGAATGCCACCTTCGGCGCATCGCGCTACGTGGCCAAGGACATCAACGGCGCCGACATCAACACCAACCTGCCACAGACCGCTCTGAAGCTGTTCACCAGCTACACCCCGCAGTCGCTGCAGGCACTGACCGTCGGTGGCGGTGCCAACTGGCAGAACCGCATCTACTACCCGGTGCCGGCCTACGGCCGCATCGAGCAGAGTGGCTATGCACTGGTCAGCGCCTTCGTACGCTACCGCATCTCGCCGGAGTTCAGCGTGCAGGCCAACCTCAACAACCTGCTGGACAAGCAGTACCTGTCGCAGATCAACGGCTACGGCGCGTACGGCGATGGCCGCAACGGCTCGCTGACGTTCACCTGGTCGTTCTGA
- a CDS encoding EamA family transporter: MQTSRLAPMLPALAVLGSVTSLAIGTSYAKHLFPLIGAQGTSALRVGFSALLLLLFWRPWRWKTSRPDAVTILRYGLTLGLMNLLFYMALRTIPFGIAVAIEFTGPLTVAMLSSRRPIDFLWVGCAALGLLLLLPIGGGPALDPAGVLYAMGAAACWGLYIVFGKRAGHLHAGHSVSLGLLAASLVVVPVGVVHAGAALLDPKILATGLLVALVSSAIPMSLEMMALKRLPKETFGILISMEPAVAALWAMLLLHEHLHGLQWLAIGCTVLASVGSTMTARRLKGPIAQAG; encoded by the coding sequence ATGCAGACCTCACGACTCGCGCCGATGTTGCCGGCGCTGGCGGTGCTCGGCTCGGTCACCTCGCTGGCCATCGGCACTTCCTACGCAAAACACCTGTTCCCGCTGATCGGTGCGCAAGGCACCAGCGCGCTGCGCGTGGGCTTTTCCGCGTTGTTGCTGCTGCTGTTCTGGCGACCATGGCGCTGGAAGACCAGCCGCCCGGATGCCGTCACCATCCTGCGCTACGGGCTCACTCTGGGCCTGATGAACCTGCTGTTCTACATGGCCCTGCGCACCATTCCCTTCGGCATCGCGGTGGCCATCGAATTCACCGGGCCGTTGACGGTGGCGATGCTGTCATCACGACGTCCGATCGATTTCCTCTGGGTGGGGTGCGCGGCGCTGGGGCTGCTGTTGCTGCTGCCGATCGGCGGCGGGCCGGCGCTGGACCCGGCCGGTGTGCTGTACGCGATGGGCGCGGCGGCCTGCTGGGGCCTGTACATCGTGTTCGGCAAGCGTGCCGGCCATCTGCATGCCGGGCATTCGGTGTCGCTGGGGCTGCTGGCCGCGTCGCTGGTGGTGGTGCCGGTGGGCGTGGTGCATGCCGGTGCCGCGCTGCTCGATCCGAAGATCCTCGCGACGGGCCTGCTGGTGGCACTGGTGTCCAGTGCGATCCCGATGTCGCTGGAGATGATGGCGCTCAAGCGCCTGCCGAAGGAGACCTTCGGCATCCTGATCAGCATGGAACCGGCGGTGGCCGCGCTGTGGGCGATGCTGCTGCTGCACGAGCACCTGCACGGGCTGCAGTGGCTGGCGATCGGCTGCACGGTGCTCGCCTCGGTGGGCAGCACGATGACGGCAAGGCGCTTGAAGGGGCCGATCGCGCAGGCCGGGTAG
- the yihA gene encoding ribosome biogenesis GTP-binding protein YihA/YsxC, which translates to MSLLIERARYHLSAHNVRQLPPDEGAEVAFAGRSNAGKSSALNALTRQNALARVSKTPGRTQQLVFFQVTPEAHLVDLPGYGYAKVPLDLQAHWQAFIDRYFRTREALKGLVVVMDIRHPLKDYDRQMLSYAVQRGLPAHALLTKADKLSRSQQMQTLQKVRKELHSAYGDSVSVQVFSGEDRTGVDEARGVIGGWLGLE; encoded by the coding sequence ATGTCATTGCTCATCGAACGCGCCCGTTACCACCTTTCGGCCCACAACGTGCGGCAGCTGCCGCCCGACGAAGGGGCCGAAGTGGCCTTCGCCGGCCGCTCCAACGCCGGCAAGTCCAGTGCGCTCAACGCGCTGACCCGCCAGAACGCCCTGGCCCGTGTCTCCAAGACCCCTGGCCGTACCCAGCAGCTGGTGTTCTTCCAGGTCACCCCGGAAGCGCATCTGGTCGACCTGCCAGGTTATGGCTATGCAAAGGTGCCGCTGGACCTGCAGGCGCACTGGCAGGCCTTCATCGACAGGTATTTCCGCACCCGCGAAGCCCTGAAGGGGCTGGTGGTGGTGATGGACATCCGCCATCCGCTGAAGGACTACGACCGGCAGATGCTGTCCTACGCCGTGCAGCGCGGCCTGCCGGCGCACGCCCTGCTGACCAAGGCCGACAAGCTCAGCCGCAGCCAGCAGATGCAGACCCTGCAGAAGGTGCGCAAGGAACTGCACTCGGCCTACGGCGACAGCGTCAGCGTGCAGGTGTTCTCCGGCGAGGACCGCACCGGCGTGGACGAAGCCCGTGGCGTGATCGGCGGCTGGCTGGGGCTGGAGTAA
- a CDS encoding Lrp/AsnC family transcriptional regulator produces the protein MATAPVFDSFDRAILDLLQRNNTLPQREIAEAVHLSTPAVQRRIKRLQDSGVIAANVAVVAAAKVGRPLTIIVEVRVVSEQRERVAPFKRRVQNDPAVQQCYSITGDGDFLLLLSAASMEEYEAITERLFGGDDNIERFRTSVALGTLKRSFEVPLLRVP, from the coding sequence ATGGCCACCGCTCCCGTGTTCGACAGTTTCGACCGCGCCATCCTCGACCTCCTGCAGCGGAACAACACCCTGCCGCAGCGCGAAATCGCCGAGGCCGTGCACCTGTCCACCCCGGCCGTGCAACGCCGCATCAAGCGCCTGCAGGACAGTGGCGTGATCGCCGCCAACGTGGCGGTGGTCGCCGCAGCCAAGGTCGGGCGGCCGCTGACCATCATCGTCGAGGTGCGCGTGGTCAGCGAGCAGCGCGAACGCGTGGCGCCGTTCAAGCGACGCGTGCAGAACGACCCGGCGGTACAGCAGTGCTATTCGATCACCGGCGACGGCGATTTCCTGCTGCTGCTTTCGGCCGCGTCGATGGAAGAATACGAGGCGATCACCGAGCGGTTGTTCGGCGGCGATGACAACATCGAGCGCTTCCGCACATCGGTAGCACTGGGCACGCTGAAGCGGAGTTTCGAGGTGCCGCTGCTGCGGGTGCCGTAG
- a CDS encoding MBL fold metallo-hydrolase — protein MTLRPLPLRTALLLALSSLPLAALAEATSPAPTQQVPGVYHQRVGALQVTALFDGVVALGRQEVVDVPPTLVSRLLEGRYVPEDKKGLQTAINAFLIRQGNHLTLVDTGTAQCFGPGLGQVLGNLRASGVDPAEVDEVLLTHAHPDHLCGVLDAQGKPAYPNATVWLSKADADYWLNPASEATAPKGVRFAFPLARNAVAPYQASGHLRTFSPGDALPGGAVAMDTHGHTPGHVSYRFDSQGQSLLVWGDVLHFHAVQFAHPEAAFEADSDRTAAIASRRGLLQQATAHGWWVAGAHLPFPGLGHVRSEGQAYAWVPAEYSPLK, from the coding sequence ATGACCCTGCGTCCCCTGCCGCTGCGCACCGCCCTGCTGCTGGCACTGTCCTCCCTGCCGCTGGCCGCGCTGGCCGAGGCCACCTCGCCCGCCCCCACCCAGCAGGTGCCCGGCGTCTACCACCAGCGCGTCGGTGCGCTGCAGGTCACCGCCCTGTTCGACGGCGTGGTCGCACTCGGCAGGCAGGAAGTGGTGGACGTGCCGCCGACGCTGGTCAGCCGCCTGCTGGAAGGCCGTTACGTGCCGGAAGACAAGAAGGGCCTGCAGACCGCGATCAATGCGTTCCTGATCCGCCAGGGCAACCACCTGACCCTGGTCGACACCGGCACCGCGCAGTGCTTTGGCCCCGGCCTGGGCCAGGTGCTGGGCAATCTGCGCGCCTCCGGCGTGGACCCGGCCGAGGTGGATGAGGTGCTGCTGACCCACGCCCATCCGGACCACCTGTGCGGCGTACTCGACGCGCAGGGCAAGCCGGCCTATCCCAATGCCACGGTGTGGCTGTCCAAGGCGGATGCCGATTACTGGCTCAACCCAGCCAGCGAGGCCACCGCGCCGAAGGGCGTGCGCTTCGCCTTCCCGCTGGCACGCAATGCGGTCGCGCCATACCAGGCCAGCGGCCACCTGCGCACCTTCAGCCCCGGCGACGCCCTGCCCGGCGGCGCGGTGGCGATGGACACCCATGGCCATACGCCCGGCCATGTCTCTTACCGGTTCGACAGCCAGGGCCAGTCACTGCTGGTATGGGGTGATGTGCTGCACTTCCATGCGGTGCAGTTCGCGCACCCGGAGGCGGCATTCGAGGCCGATTCGGACCGCACAGCGGCGATCGCCAGCCGTCGCGGGCTGCTGCAGCAGGCCACCGCCCACGGTTGGTGGGTGGCCGGCGCGCACCTGCCGTTCCCCGGCCTGGGCCACGTGCGCAGCGAAGGCCAGGCATATGCCTGGGTGCCGGCGGAGTATTCGCCGTTGAAATGA